The DNA window caagttagcacaaagtaggcggtataaccgaccatataatagataggcggtagataccagccatataataattaggcggtaaaaccgaccatataaagacggataacaaagcaaataaaagacacagaagatttacgtggttcggtcaaattgacctacgtccacgggcgagggaggagcaatatttctactatgaagaagaaatacaaaagaccgtaggaaagtggttcctaggccaataggcacttacaaaagagtttagaaaatattcctaaactcaaaataagagagcctaaaatatttgactaaatgggctaaatgactcaagaagctaatagcccatataactctcttaaGTGGTGCAAGTTAAATCCTTCAATGGACCCTTCTATTTATAGGCCTCGAGTAGCCGACTTCTCTTCAGCAGGCTCCGATGTGGGATGAGaaggaaatgaaaaaattatGCCACAAGTCAAAGCTTGCGGCTCTGACAAAACAACAGCTCCACAGCTTGAATTTCATCTCTCAAGATACAAAACAAGCTTCCTTTGTCCATATACTCATAAATCAAAAACATGGATCTCTGGTGCAGGCAGAATCCAAAGAGCTTTACAATGTTTCGATGCCGGATTCTGGATAGCATGCGGGCTTCATTCCTAAAGCTCTTATCATAATTTGGATTCTTGCCTTCCAAATGGTGAAGCTTTTTCACAGCCACTACTTTCCCACTTGGCAATTGCACTTTGTACACACTGCCATAATTCCCTCTCCCAATGCAATAACTGACATCAAAACCTCTTGTTGCTTTTATTATGTCTTCATAAGCCATATGTCCATCATAGTTCAACATTCTGAAAACGTCTCCATGTTTGTTGTCTATGGGCTCAGATTCCACTTTCTTGACCTTAGTTTTGCAGAGGATTAAACATAGTAATCCACCGATCAGTGAGTAAACCACAAAAAATATGCTAAGACCTATTACGCTGTATTCGGTGTAACCAAGAGCAGGCTTTCTTGCTGCTCCTGCTGCTTGTGCAGTAGCCGATATCAGGAGAAGAACAACTATGCTGCATGCAACCTCCATCGATGTTAGATATATGAAATATAGGCCTCCTGATAAGTACTCTGAGGTAGCATGAATTTTAAAGCTCTGCATTTAAAGTCTAAGTCAAGGTCTTTCCAATCTGCGTCTTAGGGGACCAGGGAAGACTTGTAATGTGTTCTTTCTGGCCTTGATTTGATTTCACATTTGAGGGTCAAGTTCACTGCAATTGTTGTGCAAATTTTCGTAGAAGACTTTTCTGCGGTGCTTAAACACGTTGAAgacttttttgtttcttgccaggctttgttttttccttttccttccgATAATTTAAAGGGAGTTGCACTCTCAAGGATTACTGTGTTAAGGATTTTTTAATGAGTGCTGAAACTCATGAAAACACTTAAATCGCACCTAATTTACAGTATGAATACACACATCACTCTTCCGAACTAATTACACTTTTGCTAAAATATTAATAGCTAACACTCAAAATAACTAATAACGCATGCTCTAGGACACTCGTTGACCAAACCTATTAAACAAAATACTCTTGTATAGTTTgacttttatttaaattagttCTTAACTGTTTCTTTAACTGGACTGCATCTAGTATGTTGAAAGACTTTTTAATAATATTGTGGATCAAAACATACCTAGGAATTATATCCTAAGAATTGTAAAACTAACACATTTGGAATGAATACATACGAGTGTATGTGTGGTGGTTTGTGGTATGAATAACTAATTCAAAGGCTAATTGTATGAAATTATCGAATTATATTTATGATGTAATGCACCAATGATGACCAAAACCACGCCACTCAAATTAGGaaagaaaattaattgaaaaCTTACCCAAAGTTTTGTTTTGAGatgaaaaggagaaaaaaaattaagagtgatcacaaagttttgttttgagatgataaaagagaaaaagttaAGAGTGACCATAAAGTTTTGTTTTGAGATGATAAAAGAGTAAAATTTAAGAGTGATCTTACAGGTTTGTtttgaaatggaaaaaaaagaaaaaagtattaACATTGAACTTATAGTTTCATTTTgagataaaaaggaaaaaaattaagagtTACGTACTGCCTCCGTCACAAATTATTTGTATTCAAACTTTTAAAAATAGTGGcgtgatgatgatgttaatggttttgtttctaaaattatcctcaaaaattcaaattctaaatttaaatttaatatgaaatatAGATAATAGTGGGGATAACATTGAACAAAGAGATCAAAAGGAACTTTCATTTTGATATGATGACAAACATTTTAGGAcattccaaaatgaaaagtTATGACATTTTTAATAGGATGgagagtgtatatcgaatgtcaaaaaggaaaattttgatgttaaaAAGAAACATAAATATAATTTACTTACATgtaatgttatttgcactcctaTGTTTTTTAATCATACTCCCACTATCATTTTAATcatatatttttcatttattagattgtatgataaaacaaatggtggaagtgcaaataacaaaaaatagagtGCAAATAATGTTTCCCTTTACTTTATAGGGTGATTGACAAATTCCTGTAAGCGCACAGGGTCGATCGTAGTAATAAATCACCTAGAGTATTGCAGGATTGAACCTACGAGAACGAGTTAATTTTCTCTACTTTAATTATTCTAGACAAATAATAAACTTCAA is part of the Coffea eugenioides isolate CCC68of chromosome 6, Ceug_1.0, whole genome shotgun sequence genome and encodes:
- the LOC113775328 gene encoding MDIS1-interacting receptor like kinase 2-like translates to MEVACSIVVLLLISATAQAAGAARKPALGYTEYSVIGLSIFFVVYSLIGGLLCLILCKTKVKKVESEPIDNKHGDVFRMLNYDGHMAYEDIIKATRGFDVSYCIGRGNYGSVYKVQLPSGKVVAVKKLHHLEGKNPNYDKSFRNEARMLSRIRHRNIVKLFGFCLHQRSMFLIYEYMDKGSLFCILRDEIQAVELLFCQSRKL